One genomic region from Epinephelus fuscoguttatus linkage group LG6, E.fuscoguttatus.final_Chr_v1 encodes:
- the LOC125889655 gene encoding 39 kDa FK506-binding nuclear protein-like, with translation MDIRTFYSRKQQECAVRDIPSECEDSELSDSDSEGVDQEEWIPESGENQPQDSESETEEEQGDEDEEEGEVSHLPRWRKVHNASINAYPE, from the exons ATGGACATAAGaacattttacagcagaaagcagcaggaATGTGCAGTTAGGGACATTCCCTCAGAGTGTGAGGACAGTGAGCtgtctgacagtgacagtgagggAGTGGATCAGGAAGAATGGATCCCTGAGTCAG gaGAAAACCAGCCTCAAGACAGCGAGtctgagacagaggaagagcaaggagatgaagatgaagaggaaggtGAAGTGTCTCACCTCCCAAGATGGAGAAAAGTCCACAATGCCAGCATCAATGCCTACCCAGAATGA